From a region of the Etheostoma cragini isolate CJK2018 chromosome 20, CSU_Ecrag_1.0, whole genome shotgun sequence genome:
- the LOC117936221 gene encoding G-protein coupled receptor 151, with the protein MDIDRPANVSFFDFVGGVQLLQGDDTRTALPVILIGICVSGAVGNLLVLLIFLRDFRNGKGSEMKALLASLASTDLVILLLCAPVRAVTYYKQTWTLGSFICSTTDWFQHSCVVAKTLILAVTTRAKHTLVPSATWPQYCPTWIHGALAFVWIVSMMFPIPQMLFASLVPHGRDTICVSEMPVCASVFMRLFYKIYPTATFVVPVIYTLAYYTKALHTAVNHAPSPQHQSKVTLVLLCLSGALGLMLLPEWGTFTWIRLGYNKPPVGLIIFAQVLLYACSSLSPVILMTMYDDVRQGLMAIWFSATCRGSKHLHSNKCPQTEGNGAEVAANAVSNAVSPQREKTFPDVEHFWTGRRNTHVEESQDPVPWEREEKML; encoded by the coding sequence ATGGATATTGATCGACCAGCCAATGTCTCCTTTTTTGATTTCGTTGGCGGAGTCCAACTTCTCCAGGGGGACGACACCAGGACGGCCCTGCCGGTCATCCTCATCGGGATCTGCGTGTCTGGAGCAGTTGGGAATTTGCTCGTTTTGCTGATTTTCCTCCGTGACTTTAGAAACGGAAAGGGCTCTGAGATGAAAGCGCTCCTCGCCTCTCTGGCCTCCACGGACTTGGTGATCCTGCTCCTGTGCGCGCCCGTGCGCGCCGTCACCTACTACAAGCAGACCTGGACCCTAGGGAGTTTTATCTGTAGCACCACGGACTGGTTCCAGCACTCGTGTGTGGTTGCAAAAACTTTAATCCTTGCAGTCACCACCAGAGCCAAACACACGCTGGTCCCCAGCGCCACGTGGCCCCAGTACTGCCCGACGTGGATCCACGGAGCTCTGGCGTTCGTTTGGATTGTGTCGATGATGTTTCCCATTCCCCAGATGCTTTTCGCGTCTTTGGTGCCCCATGGTCGCGACACTATCTGCGTCTCCGAAATGCCAGTGTGTGCGTCTGTCTTCATGAGGTTGTTCTACAAGATCTATCCAACTGCAACCTTTGTGGTCCCGGTCATATACACCCTCGCCTACTACACCAAAGCGCTGCACACCGCGGTGAACCACGCGCCCAGCCCGCAGCATCAGAGCAAGGTTACCCTGGTGTTGCTTTGTCTCAGCGGCGCCCTCGGGCTCATGCTGCTGCCAGAGTGGGGCACTTTCACCTGGATCCGGCTCGGGTACAACAAGCCTCCCGTTGGTTTGATCATCTTCGCGCAAGTCCTCCTTTACGCATGCAGCTCCCTGTCTCCGGTGATCTTGATGACAATGTACGACGACGTGCGCCAGGGACTGATGGCCATCTGGTTCTCCGCGACCTGCAGAGGCTCAAAGCACCTCCACAGCAACAAGTGTCCCCAAACGGAGGGGAACGGAGCAGAAGTGGCAGCCAACGCCGTCTCCAACGCGGTCTCACCGCAGAGGGAGAAGACCTTCCCAGATGTGGAGCACTTTTGGACAGGGCGCAGGAATACGCACGTGGAGGAGTCGCAGGATCCGGTTCcgtgggagagagaggagaaaatgtTGTAG